The sequence TGAAGCCCGGCCCGTAACGGTCGAGTGCGCCCGGCAGGGCAGTCGTGGCGAAGAAGGTCGCGGTTTCCTTGACGCGCCGCGCTGCGGTTGCCTGACCTAGCGTTCCCGTGAGCGCCATCGGCAACGCCGAATATTTGTTGAGGAAGGTCGCGATGAACGCGCCGCGGATCAGGAAGGGAGACAGGTTCGCGGTGGCGTTGCGTTCATAAGCTGCGCCCTCCTCGACCAGTTGCATGTCGAGCCATTCGGGCTTCTGCTCCATTTCACGGATGAGCGCCACGAGCTCGGGCGGCGCGTCTTCGACGGACTCGATACCCTTGTCACACGCGTCCACCAGCATCGCTACGGTGCGCTGAAAGCCGTAGCGCGGCATCAGTGCGGCATAGGCGTCGCCCGCGCTGTCGCCGAGCATCGTATATTCGCGGATGCGGCCGAGCAGTTCGGGATCGTCCAGATAGTCGGCGCGATCGATGCTGCGGACGCGACTGAGCTCGCTCACCGCATCGGCCTCGGGCGCCCAGCGCTCGGGCGCCTTGTCGAAATCGAAACGGCCGAACAGCTCGGGCAGGGCATCCGCCTGACCCCGCACCCGGCGTGCGATAGTGCTGACATCAGTGTTCATAGTGCGAAACTGCCACAGTTTCGCAATTTGGCAAGCCTGTCGCTTGTTCTAGGCTTTGGGCCCGCGATAGGCTGGAAGTGCGAGCGACCAGTGGATCGCCGCGCCGCGCAGGATAAAGCCAGCAACCGCGCCAGCAACCGCCGCTATTGGCGTCCCCGTGCCGAGCCACTGCAGCAGCAGAAACAGTCCTGACGCCAGCGCGGCTGCGGTTACATAAACTTCGGGCCGCATGATGATCGACGGTACGCCGGCCAGAATATCGCGGATCGTTCCCCCGACGCAGCCGGTGATCACCCCCATCATCAGCGCGGGCACGGGCGGGACACCCCATGCGAGCGCCTTCGCCGTCCCGAACACGGCATAAGCCGCGAGGCCCACGGCGTCGGCCCATTCGAGCAATTGTCCCTGCCACCAGCGTTCGGGGGTGAGCCAGACGATCAGCGCGATCGCGATGCACACCGCGGCGATCGCGCCGTCCTGCACCCAGAACACCGGCGCGCCGATCAGCAGGTCGCGTACGCTGCCGCCGCCGACGCCCGTCACCAGCGCGAAGAAAGCCGCGGTGACGAGCGTCTGGCGCAGCCGCACCGCCATCAACGCGCCCGACAGCGCAAAGACGCCGATCCCGACAAGGTCGAGCAGCCGGACGATCAGCGCATTGTCGATATCGAACATCGGCGGGTTATTTCGCTGCTGGGCGCACACCGCCGACGATCGACAGGACGATCGCGGTCACCGCATTGCGGATCGCGGGCTCGGCTTTCGGAGCGAAGAAGGGTGAATGGTTCGTCGGCGCGGGTTCGCCCTTTGCCTTGAGGTCGGCGAGCACCGCCGGATCATAGCCGCCGATGCCGAAAAAAAGCGACGGTACCCCCGCGTCGACGAATTCGGAATAATCCTCGCTCCCCGACATCGGCGCCGCACTCGCTGGCGCAAAGACGAGGCTCTTGCCGAACACCGGCGTCAGCGCTGCCACCGCGGCCTTCGCCATCGGTTCATCGTTGGTCAGGACGCCGGTGCCGCCGAGATAGCGGATCGTCGGCTCAGGCGCCTTGCCCATCGTCGCCGCCGATTTTGCGACGCGCGCGGTGCCGTCCTGAAGCAACTTGCGCACCTCGGGCGACTGCGACCGCAGATTGACCTTTACCTCGGCGCTGTCGGGGATGATGTTCGGCGCGCTACCCGCATTGATCGCACCGATCGTCAGCACACCAAAGGCGGCGGGATCCTTTTCGCGGCTGATCACCACCTGCGTGTCGGTGACGAAGCGCGCGGCGATCGGGATCGGGTCGATCGTCGCGGCGGGCATCGAACCATGTCCGCCTCGGCCATGGAAGGTGATCGAATAGCTGTCCGACGCCGACGATCCTGCCCCCGCCTTGATCGCGACGACGCCGGCGGGAAGGTTCGACACATGCGCGGCGAAACCGAAATCGGGTTTCGGGAAACGCGTCAACAACCCGTCGTCGAGCATCGCGCGCGCGCCGAGCAGCGGCTCCTCGGCGGGTTGGCCGATCAGCACGACGGTGCCCGACCAGCTATCGCGCATCGCGGAGAGCGCCTGCGCGACACCGACCAGATAGGCGACATGCGTGTCGTGTCCGCAGGCGTGCATGACGGGCACATCCTTGCCCTCATAGGTCGCGCGCGCCTTGCTCGACCAGGCAAGGCCGGTCTTTTCCTCCATCGGCAGCGCGTCCATGTCGGCGCGCACGAGGATCGTCGGACCCTCGCCATTTTTCAGTACGCCGACGACGCCGGTGCCGCCGACCTTTTCGGTCACGGTGAAGCCCGCCTTGCGCAAATGCTGCGCAAGGATACCAGCGGTGCGCACTTCCTGCATCCCGAGTTCGGGGTTCTGATGCAGATCCTTGTAGAGCGCATCGAGCGCCGGGTAATTTTTGTCG is a genomic window of Sphingopyxis sp. YR583 containing:
- a CDS encoding amidohydrolase — translated: MKHWLSVAGFSLAVALSTAAQAAPDLGAANARLTALLDKNYPALDALYKDLHQNPELGMQEVRTAGILAQHLRKAGFTVTEKVGGTGVVGVLKNGEGPTILVRADMDALPMEEKTGLAWSSKARATYEGKDVPVMHACGHDTHVAYLVGVAQALSAMRDSWSGTVVLIGQPAEEPLLGARAMLDDGLLTRFPKPDFGFAAHVSNLPAGVVAIKAGAGSSASDSYSITFHGRGGHGSMPAATIDPIPIAARFVTDTQVVISREKDPAAFGVLTIGAINAGSAPNIIPDSAEVKVNLRSQSPEVRKLLQDGTARVAKSAATMGKAPEPTIRYLGGTGVLTNDEPMAKAAVAALTPVFGKSLVFAPASAAPMSGSEDYSEFVDAGVPSLFFGIGGYDPAVLADLKAKGEPAPTNHSPFFAPKAEPAIRNAVTAIVLSIVGGVRPAAK
- a CDS encoding trimeric intracellular cation channel family protein, which produces MFDIDNALIVRLLDLVGIGVFALSGALMAVRLRQTLVTAAFFALVTGVGGGSVRDLLIGAPVFWVQDGAIAAVCIAIALIVWLTPERWWQGQLLEWADAVGLAAYAVFGTAKALAWGVPPVPALMMGVITGCVGGTIRDILAGVPSIIMRPEVYVTAAALASGLFLLLQWLGTGTPIAAVAGAVAGFILRGAAIHWSLALPAYRGPKA